A window of Rhizobium sp. CC-YZS058 genomic DNA:
GCCGGTCTGGGAATAGGAATTGTACTGGTCGGTGCCGGCGCCGATCACGAGCTCGCCCTTGTCCGACTGTGAAATATAGGCATGCACCGTGTTGGACATGACCACGCAGGGGAAGATCGGCTTCATCGGCTCGGAGACCAGCGCCTGCAGCGGCACGGAATGGAGCGGCAGGCGGACATCGGCCATGCCGAGGATCACCGAATTGTGGCCGGAGGCGGAAACGCCGATCTTCGTGGCGCCGATGAAGCCGCGCGTCGTCTCGACGCCCGTCACGGCGCCGTCCGGTCCGCGGCGAATGCCCTTGACCTCGCAGTTCTGGATGATGTGCACGCCGCGGTCGGAGGCGGCACGCGCATAGCCCCAGGCAACCGCATCGTGGCGCGCCGTGCCGCCGCGCCGCTGCAGTGCAGCGCCGTTGATCGGGAAGCGGGCGGCGGCGGAAATGTCGAGCGGCGGGCAATAGGCCTTGGCCTCTTCCGGGCTCAGCCATTCATTGTCGATGCCGTAAAGCCGGTTGGCGTGGATATGGCGCTTGAACACCTGCTGGTCGTGGATGTTGTGCGAGAGCATCATCACGCCGCGCGGCGAGTACATGACGTTGTAATTGAGCTCCTGCGACAGCGTTTCCCACAGCTTGAGCGAATGCTCGTAGATGTCCATGCTTTCGTCATAGAGATAGTTGGAGCGGATGATCGTCGTGTTGCGGCCGGTGTTGCCGCCGCCGATCCAGCCCTTTTCCAGAACCGCGACATTGGTGATGCCGTGTTCCTTGGCAAGGTAATAGGCCGCGCCCAGCCCATGGCCGCCGCCGCCGATGATGATCGCATCATAGCTCGCCCGCGGCTCGGGCGAGGCCCATTGCGCCTCCCAGCCCTTGTGCGCGCGCATCGCCTCTCGGGCCACGGCAAAAACCGAATATTTGCGCATCCGCCCCGTCTCCTTGCATGAGGGTTCGGGCGTGCTCCTTGAAGGAACGCCCGGCGGCCATGCCCCGGCCGCGTTCGTGTCGCTACACATCGCAAATCGATCTGCGACGCAACGGTTCTTTTGCGACGCCCGTGCGGCCTTGTTTCGACACGTGGGCGACGGGGTGTCGCAGGTCCAGCCGGCCCGCTGCAATCATCCTGAAACATTAGGCCTGTCTAATCTTGAATTGCGTTTCAGGCTGTGTAGCGTACTATTCGATCAACAGGACGGCGCGACGATGGCGGAGAGACTGGACGACAGCGTGGCGGAGGAAGCCCGCAAGCGCGGCTATCTCCTGTGGCTCGTCGTTCTTGCCATGCTCGCGGGTCTGCCCCTTGCGGTCTGGTCGGATGTCAGCGTGCTGTCGCGGGCCTCGCTCGACCGGCAAGCGCGGGATCTTGCGTCTTTGGTGACCTCGATCCGCGCCTACTATGCCAGCAACGTCGTCGGCCGCGTTCTTTCTGCGCAGACGTCGGGTGCAGGTGGCCACACCATTGTTTCCCACGCCTATGCCACCATCCCCGGCGCCATCCCCATTCCCGCCACGCTGTCCCTTGAACTCGGTGATGTCATCCGCGAGCAGCAGGCCAATATCGCCTATCGCTTCGTGTCCGATCTGCCCTTCAAGAACCGCGCTTCGCATCAGCTCGATGCCTTCGAAACGCGGGCGCTGGCTGCCCTGCGGGCTGATCCTGCGCGCACGGTCACCGATCTCTCGCGCACGGGCCTCACCGACACGTTGAGACTGGTGACGCCCGTCGTCATGGGACAGGCCTGCGTCAACTGCCACAATTCCCACCCGGAAAGCCCGAAGCACGACTGGAAGGTCGGCGATGTGCGCGGCATTCAGGAGGTGATCATCCGCCAGCCCTTGGCTGGAAGCCTGTTCGCCTTCAAGTTCCTGATCGCCTATTTCGCCTTCGTTGCGGCAATCGGCATCGGCTTCATCGCCCTGCAGCAACGCCAGAGCCGCGTCATCCAGGCCTTCAACCGCGAGCTGGAGCAGGCCAACGAGTTCCTGGCCGCGGTCTCGCTCAAGATCTCGCGCTATCTGTCGCCGCAGATCTACAAGAGCATCTTCAGCGGCCAGAAGGACGTGGTCGTCCACACCGAGCGGAAGCGGCTGACGATCTTCTTCTCCGACATCAAGGATTTCACCGCCACGACCGAGCGTCTGCAGCCCGAAGCCCTGACCCACATGCTCAACGAATATCTGACCGAGATGTCGGAGATCGCGCTCGCGCATGGCGGGACGATCGACAAGTTCATCGGCGATGCGATCCTGGTCTTCTTCGGAGATCCGGAAAGCCACGGGGCGCAGGAGGATGCCAAGGCCTGTCTGCGCATGGCCGTGGAGATGCAGACGCGATTGGGCGCGCTGAAGGAGCGCTGGCGCTGGAACGGCACCGAAGAGCCCTTCATCGTCCGCATGGGCATCAACACCGGATATTGCAATGTCGGCAATTTCGGCAGCAGCGACCGGATGGATTATACGATCATCGGCGCTGAGGCCAATCTCGCCGCGCGCCTGCAGTCGATCGCCGAAGGCGGCCAGATCGTCATGAGTTTCGAGACCTATGCCCTGGTCAAGGATATCGTCATTGCGCAGGAGCGACCCCCGATTCGCATGAAGGGCATCGCGCGGGACATCATTCCTTATGTCGTGGAAGGCCTGATCGACGCCAACTCGCATGCGGTACGCGTCCTCAGCGAGCATCTGCCCGGACTTGATCTACACCTCGATATCGGCCGGCTCGAGCCGCATGAGCATCCACGCGTGCACAGGGCCCTGGCAGAGGCTATGGCGGCGCTGGAGAAGGCCGATGCTGGCATGCGCACCGCGGGGTCGTGAGAATCTGCCGGAGGGCGGGGCGCGTGGCTGGACTTGCAGGGTCTGATCTGCTATCTCGCTTCACCAATCGCAAGGCGTCTGCCGAGCGAACGTTATTTCTTTGCTGTGCCGCTGCCGGCAATGAAGCTAGACAACGGCCCGCTGGATCGGGCCCAAACCAAAGGAACGTGATTCTCGTGCAGGTACTCGTCCGCGATAACAATGTCGACCAGGCTCTCCGCGCTCTGAAGAAGAAGATGCAGCGCGAAGGTATTTTCCGCGAAATGAAGATGCGCGACTACTACGAAAAGCCGTCGCAGAAGCGTGCGCGTGAAAAGGCGGAAGCCGTTCGCCGTGTTCGCAAGCTGGCTCGCAAGCGCGCCCAGCGCGAAGGCCTGATCAGCGGCGGCCGCACCGCAGCAGCGCGCTGATCGCGCGCTCGGCCTAGCACCGAATTGATCGGCGGTGGCGACATATGCGCCGCCGCCGTTTCTCTGTTGGCGGATGGTCGGCCGGCTCGAAGGGACGTTTCGCCATTCGGCAGGGCCCCGCAGCAGGCTGCGGATCAGGGCTTAAGGCCGCAAGTCCGGGCCCATACCGCTCGCGTTTGGACGCGGGGGGCGTGGCGCGGGTGTCGCCAGAGCGCCGCGGGAATTCGCGCGGCAGCACGGAACGAAATGGCCGGGTGAATCTTACGCCCGCATCCCGGCCGGACTCAATTCGGCCGGGATTGACCTTGCGTATGGAACTGCCTCACGGGCCACATGCGCACCCGCATCTTTGACCAGAGGGACCGAGCTTGACATCGACCGACAGCATTGCCCTTTCCGCCGGCCGTCTTTCCCGAAGCGCGCGGGCAGGCTTCGTCTCCAACGGCGTATCCGCCCTTGTGCTGGCAGGTGCGCTGTGTCTGGCCGGCTGCCAGACCGACCCGACCAACGATACCTTCCGTGTCGACCGCGCCCAGGGCTCCGAGCAGAACATCGCGTCGCTGTCGAGCGTCATTGCTGCGAACCCGAACGATCCGGAAGGCTATAACGTCCGCGGTTCGGCCTATGGCCGCGCCGGCGAATTCCGCCGCGCCCTGTCGGACTTCAACATGGCCATCCAGCTCAACCCGCGCTTCTACCAGGCCTATGCCAACCGCGCGCTCGTTCAGCGCAACATGGGCGACCAGACGCAGGCGCTGCAGGACTACAACGCGGCGCTGCAGCTCAACCCGCGCTACGACGTCGCCTTCATCGGCCGCGGCAACCTCTACCGCCAGGCCGGCCAGCTCGACCGCGCCTTCGCCGATTTCAACCAGGCGATCGAGAACGACACCACCGACCCGCGCGCCTATCACAATCGCGGCCTGATCTATCAGGCCCGCAACCAGCACGCCCAGGCGATCGAAGATTTCTCGACCGCAATCTCGCTCTCCTCGACCTCTCCCGAGCCCTATAACGGCCGTGGCATCTCCTATCTGGCGATGGGCGACGATGACAACGCCTTTTCCGACTTCAACACGGCGATCAACCTCAACGGCAATCTGGCCGAGAGCTGGGCGAACCAGGCTCTCGTCTATGAGCGCCGTCAGGAATATCA
This region includes:
- a CDS encoding sarcosine oxidase subunit beta family protein, which translates into the protein MRKYSVFAVAREAMRAHKGWEAQWASPEPRASYDAIIIGGGGHGLGAAYYLAKEHGITNVAVLEKGWIGGGNTGRNTTIIRSNYLYDESMDIYEHSLKLWETLSQELNYNVMYSPRGVMMLSHNIHDQQVFKRHIHANRLYGIDNEWLSPEEAKAYCPPLDISAAARFPINGAALQRRGGTARHDAVAWGYARAASDRGVHIIQNCEVKGIRRGPDGAVTGVETTRGFIGATKIGVSASGHNSVILGMADVRLPLHSVPLQALVSEPMKPIFPCVVMSNTVHAYISQSDKGELVIGAGTDQYNSYSQTGGLQIITHTLDAICELFPIFRRVKMLRQWGGITDNTPDRSAIQGVTPVKNLFVNCGWGTGGFKATPGSAHLFAHLIAKGEPHRLAAGLTLDRFRSGRLIDEAAAAAVAH
- a CDS encoding adenylate/guanylate cyclase domain-containing protein, producing the protein MAERLDDSVAEEARKRGYLLWLVVLAMLAGLPLAVWSDVSVLSRASLDRQARDLASLVTSIRAYYASNVVGRVLSAQTSGAGGHTIVSHAYATIPGAIPIPATLSLELGDVIREQQANIAYRFVSDLPFKNRASHQLDAFETRALAALRADPARTVTDLSRTGLTDTLRLVTPVVMGQACVNCHNSHPESPKHDWKVGDVRGIQEVIIRQPLAGSLFAFKFLIAYFAFVAAIGIGFIALQQRQSRVIQAFNRELEQANEFLAAVSLKISRYLSPQIYKSIFSGQKDVVVHTERKRLTIFFSDIKDFTATTERLQPEALTHMLNEYLTEMSEIALAHGGTIDKFIGDAILVFFGDPESHGAQEDAKACLRMAVEMQTRLGALKERWRWNGTEEPFIVRMGINTGYCNVGNFGSSDRMDYTIIGAEANLAARLQSIAEGGQIVMSFETYALVKDIVIAQERPPIRMKGIARDIIPYVVEGLIDANSHAVRVLSEHLPGLDLHLDIGRLEPHEHPRVHRALAEAMAALEKADAGMRTAGS
- the rpsU gene encoding 30S ribosomal protein S21; the protein is MQVLVRDNNVDQALRALKKKMQREGIFREMKMRDYYEKPSQKRAREKAEAVRRVRKLARKRAQREGLISGGRTAAAR
- a CDS encoding tetratricopeptide repeat protein translates to MALSAGRLSRSARAGFVSNGVSALVLAGALCLAGCQTDPTNDTFRVDRAQGSEQNIASLSSVIAANPNDPEGYNVRGSAYGRAGEFRRALSDFNMAIQLNPRFYQAYANRALVQRNMGDQTQALQDYNAALQLNPRYDVAFIGRGNLYRQAGQLDRAFADFNQAIENDTTDPRAYHNRGLIYQARNQHAQAIEDFSTAISLSSTSPEPYNGRGISYLAMGDDDNAFSDFNTAINLNGNLAESWANQALVYERRQEYQKAIRSYSHALKLDPKYEPARAGLARVKAAS